The Ornithodoros turicata isolate Travis chromosome 7, ASM3712646v1, whole genome shotgun sequence genome includes a region encoding these proteins:
- the LOC135399758 gene encoding sodium/nucleoside cotransporter 2-like isoform X2 yields MCPDRRHQARHVVALTIVDGRENFSRIISLCGLVVLVLAGYVFSKECSEVDWSQVTSSLDAVYVLAFVFLRVDWGEESCHRQLVSYSADLFNSGTGVLFGPLARGINMAEHLGNASVATIAPVFTFSVLPVICCVAAMVKILYYMGVIQFLLYHMEGVLSQTTRFNACEVFYAFVTFFLGPVDSLVLLYPYFDTLTASNLHCVLTMAFSSITGRLLTSFVGFGIDDKYMTAAAVMSIPTAFAYSKLCYPETRGAAMSAESLLQVPREKSVVEAAVGGAVLGLYLITCCVGNIVTYMSLSRFANTMFDWGTSNLGFETATLEGTLSFIISPLALLIGVPREDCKAVGNLIAVKILHSERAAYQRLGVTDLLERSQMMAKFSLCGVGNLSILGMVMGAMFVLCPDRATAVASMILRVFLTCAGAALLMACVAGSLLD; encoded by the exons CGTTGACGATTGTCGATGGTCGGGAGAACTTCAGCCGCATCATCTCGCTGTGTGGACTTGTCGTTCTCGTCCTCGCTGGCTATGTTTTTTCCAAAGAGTGCTCTGAG GTGGATTGGAGTCAAGTCACGAGCAGTCTGGATGCGGTCTACGTGTTGGCCTTCGTTTTCTTGCGCGTAGACTGGGGAGAGGAGTCCTGCCATCGCCAACTG GTGTCTTACTCTGCTGACCTGTTCAACTCCGGCACGGGAGTTTTGTTTGGACCCCTAGCGAGAGGAATAAACATGGCCGAACATTTGGGAAATGCAAGCGTCGCTACCATTGCGCCGGTCTTCACCTTTTCG GTGCTTCCGGTTATTTGCTGCGTGGCAGCCATGGTAAAGATTCTGTACTACATGGGCGTCATCCAGTTCTTGTTATACCACATGGAGGGCGTTCTGTCTCAGACGACTAGATTCAACGCATGCGAGGTCTTCTACGCCTTCGTCACCTTCTTTTTAGGGCCG GTGGACAGCTTGGTTCTTCTGTATCCATACTTTGACACGTTGACAGCATCAAATTTACACTGTGTCCTCACCATGGCTTTCTCCAGCATTACTGGAAGGCTCCTTACAAGTTTCGTCGGGTTTGGT ATCGACGACAAGTATATGACTGCTGCTGCCGTGATGAGCATACCAACAGCGTTTGCGTACTCTAAGCTCTGCTATCCAGAGACACGAGGAGCAGCCATGAGCGCTGAATCACTACTTCAAGTTCCCAG AGAGAAGTCTGTGGTAGAGGCTGCAGTGGGTGGTGCCGTCCTGGGCCTTTACCTCATCACTTGCTGTGTGGGGAACATCGTCACCTACATGTCCCTGTCCCGTTTCGCCAACACCATGTTCGACTGGGGTACGTCCAACCTCGGATTTGAAACGGCGACTCTGGAAGGTACTCTGAGTTTCATCATCTCCCCGCTGGCACTACTAATCGGAGTACCACGGGAGGATTGCAAGGCGGTGGGAAATCTCATCGCTGTCAAGATTCTGCACAGCGAGCGTGCGGCATATCAGCGACTCGGCGTCACCGATCTGCTC GAACGGTCTCAGATGATGGCAAAGTTTTCCCTGTGCGGCGTCGGCAACTTGAGCATACTGGGTATGGTCATGGGAGCGATGTTTGTGTTATGCCCAGACCGTGCGACTGCCGTGGCATCAATGATCCTGCGTGTCTTCCTCACATGCGCTGGGGCTGCACTACTCATGGCCTGTGTCGCAG GCAGCCTACTAGATTGA